One stretch of Diorhabda carinulata isolate Delta chromosome 5, icDioCari1.1, whole genome shotgun sequence DNA includes these proteins:
- the LOC130893961 gene encoding uncharacterized protein LOC130893961, whose amino-acid sequence MASTVDLVTDSVPDISGKDEKSFGQLNLKEKFTYIREVITVEPLIGAYTMASILCTPTIYKLESEKSCRSNLQMNNTVCDAILYGQYENYTDQIDDIQILISNMQSWQQPMQSIMPLILVLFLGSFSDRHKLRKPFLIIPLFGELFAVAGCIASVIFMTSWPLEVFGVFQLVIPSFFGGLPMITMAVFAYIADVSTLEMRTLRIGIVQIVLNIIVPLTHLFSAHMFELTGYYGVFLTAGALYIFGIIYGIYWIKEPKSPVLDSERGLLRDIFDPKHAIDTVCLVIKKSPGNNRLYIAFVLVIVFLYTSVVDGEGGIFYYYTQNVFGWDIVEYNYFMLINVLVHLAGIAIGVPFFTKVMHLTDTMILLITFLDKIFSNFIFGFANTIALLYAAAIVSLLTGITPIGIRSLETKIVSENDLGKAQSLFGLFEALAPAISIPIYKKGIYNNTLKTFPSLYFFFGIILYAICSVIVTWIFWKEKMKNKLKYEPDIVWEMSKTHNIPMDCYKKSANI is encoded by the exons atgGCATCGACTGTAGATTTAGTAACGGATTCCGTACCGGATATAAGTGGCAAAGATGAAAAAAGTTTCGGTCAGTTAAATTTAAAAGAGAAATTTACTTACATCAGAGAAGTTATAACGGTGGAGCCTCTTATAGGGGCATATACGATGGCTTCCATTTTGTGCACACCgacaatttataaattagaatCTGAAAAATCCTGTAGATCCAATCTTCAAATGAATAACACTGTCTGTGATGCCATTTTATACGGACAATATGAAAACTACACGGATCAAATCGAtgatatacaaattttaattagtAATATGCAATCGTGGCAACAACCTATGCAAAGCATCATGCCTTTGATACTGGTGCTATTCTTAGGTTCCTTTAGTGATAGACACAAACTGAGAAAGCCCTTTTTGATAATCCCCTTATTCGGTGAATTATTCGCCGTAGCAGGTTGTATTGCTAGTGTTATTTTTATGACATCTTGGCCGTTAGAGGTATTTGGAGTATTTCAATTAGTCATACCATCGTTTTTTGGCGGACTACCTATGATAACAATGGCAGTATTTGCTTATATAGCTGACGTAAGTACTCTTGAAATGAGGACTTTACGAATAGGTATAGTACAAATAGTACTGAATATTATAGTACCTTTGACACATTTATTCAGTGCTCATATGTTCGAGTTAACTGGTTACTACGGGGTGTTTTTAACAGCCGGAGCATtgtatatatttggaattatctaTGGTATATACTGGATAAAAGAACCTAAAAGTCCTGTTTTAGATTCGGAAAGAGGTTTATTGCGTGATATATTCGATCCTAAACATGCTATAGATACTGTGTGTTTGGTTATAAAGAAAAGTCCTGGAAATAATAGATTGTACATAGCATTTGTGTTAGTGATAGTGTTTTTATATACTTCTGTTGTGGATGGTGAGGGTGGAATTTTTTACTACTATACCCAAAATGTATTTGGCTGGGATATAGTAGAGTATAACTACTTTATGTTAATCAACGTTTTGGTACATTTAGCAG GAATTGCGATAGGAGTACCTTTTTTCACCAAAGTAATGCATCTAACTGATACAATGATTCTACTTATTACgtttttggataaaatttttagtaatttcatATTCGGATTTGCTAATACCATCGCTTTATTATATGCAG cTGCAATCGTATCGTTATTGACAGGAATAACTCCAATTGGAATTAGGTCATTGGAAACTAAAATTGTATCTGAAAACGATTTAGGAAAAGCTCAATCACTGTTTGGATTGTTTGAAGCGTTAGCTCCTGCGATTTCAATACCGATTTataaaaaaggaatttataaCAATACATTGAAGACCTTTCCTtcactttatttcttttttggtaTCATCTTATACGCTATTTGTAGTGTAATTGTAAC